AATAGATGTTTCCATCCGGGCCGGTCACAATGTCGAGCAAAGAAGCGCTCGGATCCGTAAAAATCGTCTCTGACTCCGTGATCCTTTCATTCTGGCCTTCGTCCACGACATAGCGGCGAACCTGGCCATCGTTAAACGCCACCAGAAACAGATGCCGCGACCACTGCGTGAACAGGCTACCCGTGTAAAACATGATCCCGGTCGGCGCAATCACGGGCGTGAAACGCACCAGGGGCTGAATGAACCCTGCTGTTTGGTCGCCGCAAGGATAATTC
This window of the Candidatus Acidiferrales bacterium genome carries:
- a CDS encoding PQQ-dependent sugar dehydrogenase — translated: GTVPGDPNSPIFALGLRNSFDFTFHPSTGTVYASENGPTCDDEVNRIVSQGNYGWRPNYPCGDQTAGFIQPLVRFTPVIAPTGIMFYTGSLFTQWSRHLFLVAFNDGQVRRYVVDEGQNERITESETIFTDPSASLLDIVTGPDGNIYFTTGNSIRRIVRGP